The [Clostridium] celerecrescens 18A genomic sequence AATGATTCCAAAGATATCTTTTACTTCCTCATCATTGGGCTTAATTAAATATGGCCGGTAATGCATCAAGTCCTTTAAGTAACCGGAACTGATATCTAAAATCACCTTTACCTGTTTTTTTCTGCAGATTTCCATTACCTCATCATAAAACTGGTTTCCGATCCCCTTTGGCAGGCTTCCGCTGATTACCAGCGTATCTAAATCAACAAGTCCGTTCATCATCCGGAGCATATCCTCCTGCTTCCGGTCAGATACATAGGACCCTTCATTTACAAACTTGTACTCCTCCTTCCCATCGTTTATAAAAATATTAATCCGTGTGATATCCTCCACCCAGACCGGAAAGGTTTCAATGGATTTCTTCTGAGTCTCCTCAACAATATACTTTCCTGAAAAGTCCCCGAAAAAGCCAAGAACTTTTGATTGGATATGGAACCGTTTCAAACAATAGCTTACATTCAGCCCCTTGCCATTGGGAGTATAAACTGCACCATACGTCCGGTTTACTACTTTTGCCTGTATTCCATTGGTTGAAATATTCATATCAATCGCAGGATTTGTAGTCAATGTATAGATCATCTTCTATTGCACCTCACCTTTTTTCAGAACTTCTGCTCATTTGCCATTATATATAGAAATTCCATGAAAATCTTTTCAGAAATTGAAAACCCAGCAAAGCCAAGATATAAAAAAAGGGCTGGATTTTTCATCCGCCCTGTTATTTTTTGCGATAGGTTGATATGTAATCAATGATAATTCTGCAAATCATATGCAATGCAATTCTTGATGAGACCTCAAATTCCTTAATAGCCTGATGGGAATGCTTATATCCGATAAGGGAATAATTGCTGTATAGCAACAGCTTGGACTTCTCATTACAGCAGCAGGTAATCACACGGTTTCCACGATGAAAGGCTGTAAATGCAGAGGCGATCAGCTCCGGAGTTTCTCCGTTTAAAGACAAGAGAAACAAAACATCGTCTGCCTTTAGTTTTGAAGCTTTTACCTGCATGATGTTGGGATCGTCTGTGTAAAAGACATCATAGTCCAGAAGCTGAAGCTTTAATGAAAACTCCTGCCCTACATAAGTTGTCGGCCCTCTTGCAAAAACCGATATCTGCCGGGCAGAATCCAGGCATTTAATAATTTCCAGAACATCGGTAAGGGAAATACGTTCATGTACTTTCTGTGCCTCGATAAGAGTTTTATTGAGTATTTCATTTATGCCTTGTATTTCCTCGCTCTTTGCCTTATTAACGGAGCGGTACCGGAGCTCATTGAATCCGTTTAATCCGCACTTCCGGATTGATCTGGAAACGGTGGAGGGAGAAGAATAGGTCTCAAATGCAATATCTACAATTGACATCTCAGGAAGGGTATCTTCATGAGTATTAATAAAATTTACGATTTCAAGCTCGGTTTTTGTTAACTTATCTACGGTCTTTGGATCAAGTGATATAATCATGACAACACCTCCTGTCTCATGTTTTTGAATGCGGCTCATCATTCTTAAAAACTGTAGAAATTATATCACAAACAATAACGAAAATCTTTTCAGAATTTACAAATATTGACACGACCCTAAAAAAGCTGCGGCATCAGACCGATTAATCAGTCTGATGCTGCAGCTAATAAAAATATCAATTATTCTTTTGTAACTAAATCATTTACGTTATCAGCAGTTACCAGTTCGTTGTCCAGAATCACATACTTGTCCACGTCTTTGCCCTGCAGATAATTGTATGCAGAATTCAAAATCGCTTTTCCAAGGAAGAAAGGCGGTTCTGCAATCGTTGCATTAACCTTTCCTGCTTTAATGGCTTCAATGGTGTCATCAATGGCATCGCAGCCAATCATGGTAATCTCATCCAGACGGCCGGCAGCTTCGATCGCTTCCAAAGCTCCAAGAAGCATTTCATCGTTGGCTGCATATAATCCGTCGATGTGGTCGTTGGCCTGAAGGATGTTCTCCATTACGCTCATGCCCTTGGCACGGTCAAAATCTGCAACCTGGCAGGCAACGATCTTCATGTCAGGATTCTGGCTTATCACTTCGTTAAAGCCCTTGGAACGGCTCTGAGCCACATTGGTTCCCATAATACCCTGGATTTCTACGATATTTCCTTTGCCTCCCAGTGTATCTACCAGATACTCGCCGGCCAGTTTCCCGGATTTGATGGCATCGTAACCGATATGAGAAACCACTTCTCCGCCGCTTGCCTCACGGTCCATGGTAAGCACCGGGATACCGGCTTCGTTACATGCTTCTATGGAAGATACGATTGCATCCGAGTCACAAGTATCAATGATGATGCAGTCCGGTTTCTTGGTGATCAGGTTTTCTACATCCTTCATCTGAATTGAAGGATCATCCTGCGCATCTGTAATATAAAGTTCTACTCCTAATTCGTCTGCGGCTTTCTGTACCCCGTCTTTTACATCCACAAAGAATGGATTTGTCTGAGTATTCATAGCAAGTCCTATTACGTATTTCTTTTCCCCTGACTTATCCTCTGTCTTTGCTTCCGCTGTAGCCGTAGCTGCTTCTGTCTGTACGGTCTCCTGCTTGGTTTCAGACGCTTTCTCTCCGCTGCTGCATCCTGCCAATGATGCAAGGACAAGTCCTGCAGCTGCTACAGCTGCCATGTGTTTTCTTTTGATCATAATCTTTTACCTTCCCTTCTTTTTACATTAATAGTTTTATTTATTCTGCTTTCGCAGATAAATCCTTAACCTTTTTATCCACCAGAACTGCAATGAGTACAACTGCGCCCTTTACAATATTGGTAGCATGGGGATTTACGTTCATTAGTGTAAGAATATTATCGATAATTCCCATGATCATAGCACCTACCACAGTTGGCAGCACAAATCCGGTTCCCCCGCTTAAGCTTGTGCCTCCAAGTATGACCGCCGCAATGGCATCCATCTCGATCCCCTGTCCGCTGGTGGATTGTGCAGACCCCAGTCTGGCTGTTAAAACCACTGCCGCAATACCGCTTAAAAAGCCATTAATGATGTAAGCCATCCACTCCGTCTTTTTCACGGAAATTCCGGATAAGCGGGCTGCTTCCCGGTTTCCGCCAAAGGCATAAATGCTGCGTCCAAAGCTGGTTTGTGTCAATATATAATGTGCCAGCAAGAAAAGAGCAATCAGTATAATAACAGGTACCGGAACCCCCAGAACCGTACCTTTTCCAATAAACTTATAGGAATCTACCTTTACCGGAATGGGAGAACCCTTGGTGTAGACCAAAACACAGCCCCGTAGCAGGGTCATCATGCCAAGGGTAGCGATAAACGGGGGAATCCCGCATTGGGAAATAAAAAATCCATTAACGATTCCGCAGGTAATTCCGATTGCGACTGCTGTAAGTACCGCCAGAAAGGTATTGCCGGTGGAAGCCAGCACACCAGAGGCTACAACTCCGGCAAACCCCAGAATGGAGCCTACGGACAAATCGATTCCGCCGGTAAGGATCACAAAGGTCATGCCGCATCCGATGATGCCGGCAACTGTCACCTGCTTAAAAACATTAAACAGGTTAGAAACACTTAAAAAGCTTTCTGACAGAAAGGCGGCAAAGATACAGATTACCAGTAAGATCAAAACTGATCGATATATATTAATTTGGTTGATTAACCGTTTCTTAGTTTCCTGATTCATTTTCACTTACCCCTCCAGACGCATGTGCTAATATTTTTTCCTGATTCATTTCCTGTTTGGAGATTTCTAACACCGTTCGTCCTTCCCGCATAACAATGACGCGGTCACTGACTCCAATCAATTCCGGAAGATCCGTAGAAATTACAAGAATGCTCTTTCCCGCTTCCGTCAGCTTGTTCATAATGGTATAGATCTCCGCCTTGGCCCCAACG encodes the following:
- a CDS encoding 1-phosphofructokinase family hexose kinase — translated: MIYTLTTNPAIDMNISTNGIQAKVVNRTYGAVYTPNGKGLNVSYCLKRFHIQSKVLGFFGDFSGKYIVEETQKKSIETFPVWVEDITRINIFINDGKEEYKFVNEGSYVSDRKQEDMLRMMNGLVDLDTLVISGSLPKGIGNQFYDEVMEICRKKQVKVILDISSGYLKDLMHYRPYLIKPNDEEVKDIFGIIMRDEADMVDALHYLHEKGAQNILITLGDRGSYFYNGKSVFFAGTKNVELVSSACAGDACLAGFLSVWLDQPGEVEQALKRSAAVGANVAESNGLGPMDKVDDYEKEIDVRRVE
- a CDS encoding MurR/RpiR family transcriptional regulator, with product MIISLDPKTVDKLTKTELEIVNFINTHEDTLPEMSIVDIAFETYSSPSTVSRSIRKCGLNGFNELRYRSVNKAKSEEIQGINEILNKTLIEAQKVHERISLTDVLEIIKCLDSARQISVFARGPTTYVGQEFSLKLQLLDYDVFYTDDPNIMQVKASKLKADDVLFLLSLNGETPELIASAFTAFHRGNRVITCCCNEKSKLLLYSNYSLIGYKHSHQAIKEFEVSSRIALHMICRIIIDYISTYRKK
- a CDS encoding substrate-binding domain-containing protein; amino-acid sequence: MIKRKHMAAVAAAGLVLASLAGCSSGEKASETKQETVQTEAATATAEAKTEDKSGEKKYVIGLAMNTQTNPFFVDVKDGVQKAADELGVELYITDAQDDPSIQMKDVENLITKKPDCIIIDTCDSDAIVSSIEACNEAGIPVLTMDREASGGEVVSHIGYDAIKSGKLAGEYLVDTLGGKGNIVEIQGIMGTNVAQSRSKGFNEVISQNPDMKIVACQVADFDRAKGMSVMENILQANDHIDGLYAANDEMLLGALEAIEAAGRLDEITMIGCDAIDDTIEAIKAGKVNATIAEPPFFLGKAILNSAYNYLQGKDVDKYVILDNELVTADNVNDLVTKE
- a CDS encoding ABC transporter permease, giving the protein MNQETKKRLINQINIYRSVLILLVICIFAAFLSESFLSVSNLFNVFKQVTVAGIIGCGMTFVILTGGIDLSVGSILGFAGVVASGVLASTGNTFLAVLTAVAIGITCGIVNGFFISQCGIPPFIATLGMMTLLRGCVLVYTKGSPIPVKVDSYKFIGKGTVLGVPVPVIILIALFLLAHYILTQTSFGRSIYAFGGNREAARLSGISVKKTEWMAYIINGFLSGIAAVVLTARLGSAQSTSGQGIEMDAIAAVILGGTSLSGGTGFVLPTVVGAMIMGIIDNILTLMNVNPHATNIVKGAVVLIAVLVDKKVKDLSAKAE